The following are encoded together in the uncultured Sphaerochaeta sp. genome:
- a CDS encoding enolase C-terminal domain-like protein gives MKIERFETWWVERNQCLFDKKRQGSAAMPWDVVVLKLTTDTGLEGIATALAARSGNITESYLHETIAPVVLGRDMHDREKIWHELWTIDRHLTFFPVYLPGPVDVALWDLAAKEANLPLYQYLGAYRTQLPVYASGNFHATIEEYVEEALKYKERGITAYKAHPGGPLAFDMKVHEAIRKAVGDEYVLMSDPVAEYQLHEAITVGRQLEELGYHWLEEPFRDFELNKYKQLCSALDLPIAATETTRGCHWGVAQSLALQAADIVRADVSWKDGVTGSMKIAHMAEGFGMNCELHTTTMNYMDVANLHVGCAIRNTEYFEYFVPEENYQLPMKGNLPITKDGMIEVPTQAGIGVELDWDLIKRQCKHYREQRI, from the coding sequence ATGAAAATTGAACGATTCGAAACATGGTGGGTTGAGCGTAACCAATGTCTATTCGACAAGAAACGCCAAGGAAGCGCTGCCATGCCGTGGGATGTGGTCGTCTTGAAACTCACCACCGACACAGGTCTCGAAGGCATTGCCACCGCGCTGGCTGCCAGAAGTGGGAATATCACCGAAAGCTATCTGCATGAAACGATTGCACCCGTTGTACTCGGTCGTGACATGCATGACCGTGAGAAAATCTGGCATGAGCTGTGGACGATTGACCGACACCTCACCTTCTTTCCAGTCTATCTTCCCGGGCCTGTTGATGTTGCATTGTGGGACCTGGCAGCTAAGGAAGCCAACCTTCCTCTCTACCAGTACCTGGGCGCCTATCGCACGCAGCTACCGGTCTATGCAAGCGGAAACTTCCACGCAACCATAGAGGAGTATGTGGAAGAAGCCCTGAAATACAAGGAACGCGGCATTACCGCATACAAAGCACATCCGGGAGGACCACTGGCCTTTGATATGAAGGTTCATGAGGCGATCCGGAAAGCAGTTGGGGATGAGTATGTCCTGATGAGTGACCCGGTAGCCGAATACCAACTCCATGAAGCCATTACTGTAGGTCGTCAGCTGGAAGAACTTGGTTACCACTGGCTTGAAGAACCTTTCCGTGACTTTGAGCTCAATAAATACAAACAGCTGTGCTCTGCTTTGGATCTCCCCATTGCAGCCACTGAAACAACACGTGGTTGCCACTGGGGTGTAGCCCAATCCCTTGCCCTCCAAGCTGCTGACATAGTGAGAGCCGATGTGAGTTGGAAAGATGGGGTTACCGGTTCAATGAAGATTGCACATATGGCCGAGGGATTCGGGATGAACTGTGAGTTGCATACGACCACCATGAACTACATGGATGTAGCAAACCTTCATGTAGGGTGTGCAATCCGCAATACAGAGTATTTTGAGTATTTTGTACCAGAAGAGAACTATCAGTTGCCCATGAAAGGGAATTTGCCAATCACCAAGGATGGTATGATTGAGGTACCTACACAGGCTGGTATTGGCGTAGAACTTGACTGGGATCTCATCAAACGTCAATGCAAACACTATCGTGAACAAAGAATCTAA
- a CDS encoding GntR family transcriptional regulator — translation MTEIHNYSLKENVYDFLKQSILTCEMLPGQTISEKEVMEKLSVGRTPVREALLLLQNEQLVEMFPRKGTIVKPITSKSVLELFSLRKIIEPAVAVQFLHQIDLLTLLEHDKKLKSVCINNAHESILDFYKTDIAFHEYLISCSANEKLISVCQPLFLEGLRIGMYGVKTHTNRSCEETYIQHHQIVQAILAEDAQAIRNTFIEHLNEAQISALASLS, via the coding sequence ATGACTGAAATCCATAACTACTCACTGAAAGAAAACGTATATGACTTTCTAAAACAGAGCATTCTAACGTGTGAGATGCTTCCTGGACAGACCATCAGTGAAAAGGAGGTTATGGAAAAACTCTCAGTCGGTCGAACCCCAGTCAGGGAAGCTCTCCTTCTTCTGCAAAATGAGCAACTTGTTGAGATGTTTCCAAGAAAGGGGACAATCGTAAAACCGATTACCAGTAAATCGGTGCTGGAACTATTCTCCCTGCGAAAGATTATTGAGCCCGCTGTGGCTGTACAATTCTTGCATCAGATTGATCTATTGACGTTGCTTGAACATGACAAAAAACTCAAATCTGTTTGCATCAACAACGCACATGAATCAATTCTTGATTTCTATAAGACAGATATTGCCTTCCATGAATACCTTATCAGCTGCTCTGCGAACGAGAAACTGATCAGTGTTTGCCAACCCCTCTTTCTTGAGGGCTTACGTATTGGGATGTACGGAGTAAAAACCCATACCAACCGGAGTTGTGAAGAGACATATATACAGCACCACCAAATCGTTCAGGCAATACTTGCTGAGGATGCCCAAGCTATCAGGAACACGTTCATCGAACATTTGAATGAGGCACAGATCAGTGCACTCGCTTCTCTTTCCTAA
- a CDS encoding mandelate racemase/muconate lactonizing enzyme family protein, with translation MYTSIQDIHLYRAVSPISQPIADATHTISSIQFYILEVVTKGGTVGQGYLLSFHYSPKAIEGALMDLRSFILSRDYQVHETLKIREDWDRETEYFGSAGLQRWAYAVLNVALWDAWAKSLGVPVYQLFGTKTTKIPVYGSGGWLSYSNEELIDEVVGYKKRGFTAVKVKVGSPYLERDRERLYKVREAVGVEVRIMMDANQGLSVGDALTLAQTVQDIGITWFEEPVPNTDFAGYELIRNKTGISLAMGEREYDVQALKELIRRNALDLWQPDLLRIGGVEAYRDSAALAHAYHIPCLPHYYKDYDVPLLATLSSPYGAESFDWIDGIIDNQMQIENGYAIPREGAGWGFSFKESSLEPIEGVWK, from the coding sequence ATGTACACATCCATCCAAGATATTCATCTCTATCGTGCGGTATCACCTATCAGCCAACCGATTGCTGACGCAACGCATACCATCTCTTCCATACAATTCTACATCTTGGAGGTCGTTACCAAAGGGGGAACAGTCGGGCAAGGATATTTGCTGAGTTTTCACTATTCCCCCAAGGCAATTGAAGGGGCCTTGATGGATCTACGCTCATTTATACTATCCCGTGACTATCAGGTTCATGAAACACTGAAAATTCGGGAAGATTGGGATAGGGAGACAGAGTATTTTGGGAGTGCAGGGTTACAGAGATGGGCCTATGCGGTCTTGAATGTTGCCCTGTGGGATGCTTGGGCCAAGTCACTTGGTGTTCCTGTATATCAATTATTTGGTACGAAAACAACCAAAATTCCTGTCTATGGCAGCGGGGGTTGGCTTAGCTACAGTAATGAGGAGCTGATCGATGAGGTGGTAGGCTATAAGAAACGTGGTTTTACTGCTGTAAAGGTCAAGGTAGGTAGCCCATACCTTGAGCGTGACAGAGAACGACTGTATAAGGTCAGGGAGGCTGTTGGTGTCGAGGTGAGAATCATGATGGATGCGAACCAAGGACTCTCGGTGGGGGATGCTCTCACACTGGCTCAGACAGTGCAGGATATCGGGATCACCTGGTTTGAGGAGCCTGTTCCCAATACGGATTTTGCAGGGTATGAATTGATTCGAAACAAAACAGGGATCTCATTGGCAATGGGAGAACGTGAATACGATGTACAGGCCTTGAAAGAACTCATAAGGCGGAATGCGCTCGATCTTTGGCAACCTGACCTGCTTCGTATCGGTGGGGTGGAGGCATATCGCGATAGCGCTGCACTTGCTCATGCGTATCATATCCCTTGCTTGCCTCACTACTATAAGGATTATGATGTGCCACTGTTGGCAACGCTCTCCTCTCCATATGGTGCTGAGAGCTTTGACTGGATAGATGGAATCATCGATAATCAGATGCAAATAGAGAATGGCTATGCCATTCCTCGTGAGGGGGCTGGTTGGGGCTTCTCCTTCAAGGAGTCGAGTCTTGAGCCAATTGAAGGAGTGTGGAAATGA
- a CDS encoding SDR family oxidoreductase, which produces MINLQGYRGIVTGASSGIGLAISKVLSECGATVFCISRTGKPKNDEDAIPQGVVHLKGDICDNEEMRQIITKIGDDGGIDFLINNAGITIKRRAELLQPEEFAKVQEVNVCAPFNLSLLCFPYLSTSKHTGRIINISSMAAHLGFSEVVPYSASKSGIVGLTRGLAVEWAQDNITVNSIAPGWFPTEMTKQVMDDKRKQRILSRMPMHAFGNANDLGAMAAFLLSEHATYITGVDYAVDGGALAYGF; this is translated from the coding sequence ATGATAAATTTACAGGGATACCGTGGTATTGTCACTGGAGCTTCAAGCGGGATTGGGCTCGCTATTTCCAAAGTCTTGTCTGAATGTGGTGCAACTGTATTTTGCATCAGCAGAACAGGAAAACCCAAGAATGATGAAGATGCAATCCCTCAGGGTGTTGTTCACCTCAAGGGAGATATCTGTGATAATGAAGAAATGAGGCAGATCATCACCAAGATTGGGGATGATGGAGGTATTGATTTCCTGATCAATAATGCTGGTATCACTATCAAGCGGCGTGCTGAATTGTTGCAACCTGAAGAGTTTGCAAAGGTGCAAGAAGTCAATGTCTGTGCACCGTTCAATCTGAGTCTTCTCTGTTTTCCCTATTTATCAACATCGAAACACACCGGGAGAATCATTAATATTTCCAGTATGGCAGCACATCTTGGGTTTTCAGAAGTAGTCCCCTACAGCGCAAGCAAGAGTGGGATTGTCGGATTGACCAGGGGGCTTGCTGTCGAATGGGCCCAAGATAATATTACGGTAAACAGTATTGCTCCAGGCTGGTTCCCTACAGAGATGACCAAGCAAGTGATGGATGATAAGAGAAAGCAACGGATTCTCTCCCGTATGCCGATGCATGCTTTTGGGAATGCGAATGATCTTGGGGCGATGGCCGCCTTCTTGCTCAGCGAACACGCGACCTACATCACTGGAGTTGATTACGCTGTTGATGGAGGCGCACTGGCCTATGGATTTTGA
- a CDS encoding GntR family transcriptional regulator: MNNQDQSLTASEKAYELIKSRILGLAYKPGRGLSTASLAEELGMSRSPIRDALLRLANDNLIETFPKSGSRVSLIDLAKVTTERFLRTSLEKAASSEFALNNSPEHIDKMRDLIEKQVSAWETGSYVDFVKYDDLFHRVIFEAIGMQDCWEIILTNSPNDHRIRLLSALKITGTRNAIVMNHTALVDAAEKKNRDDFMRIESQHLSRVVEETAKLVIKLPEIFKFSDYKAAPESIHSNIRSFQSGNENFLNSLVSSNPIPLHASDT, encoded by the coding sequence ATGAACAACCAAGATCAAAGTTTGACCGCTTCAGAAAAGGCCTACGAGCTCATAAAATCAAGAATCTTGGGACTCGCCTATAAACCTGGCAGAGGGTTGAGTACTGCATCGCTTGCCGAGGAATTGGGGATGAGTCGTTCTCCTATTCGAGATGCCTTACTGAGGCTTGCCAACGACAATCTAATAGAAACCTTCCCAAAAAGTGGATCGAGGGTATCGCTGATCGATTTAGCAAAGGTAACGACAGAACGTTTTCTCAGAACCAGCTTGGAGAAAGCTGCCTCTTCTGAATTTGCCCTAAACAATTCCCCTGAGCATATAGACAAGATGAGAGATCTGATTGAAAAACAGGTTTCAGCTTGGGAAACTGGCTCCTATGTTGATTTCGTAAAATATGATGATCTATTCCATCGGGTAATATTTGAGGCAATAGGAATGCAGGACTGTTGGGAAATCATCCTAACCAATTCTCCTAACGATCATAGAATACGTTTGCTTTCAGCATTAAAAATCACAGGAACCCGTAACGCAATAGTGATGAACCACACTGCATTGGTCGATGCTGCTGAAAAGAAAAACCGCGATGATTTCATGCGGATTGAATCACAACACCTTTCGAGAGTTGTTGAAGAAACAGCAAAGCTGGTGATCAAGTTACCTGAAATTTTCAAATTTTCCGATTACAAGGCTGCGCCTGAATCAATACATTCAAATATCAGGTCCTTTCAAAGTGGGAATGAAAACTTTCTCAACAGTCTAGTGAGCAGTAACCCAATACCCTTACATGCTAGCGACACCTGA
- a CDS encoding zinc-binding alcohol dehydrogenase family protein has product MKVLQVTKPHELLVADREIRALGIGEVLVDVKRVGVCGSDLLIYNGDNPFSVYPRVIGHEIAGVVAKVAPDVMDFSVGERVCIDPVLNCGVCDACRRGHPNVCSNLQVMGVHTDGGFASQFIAPSKNLYKIPEHLSWEAAVLVEPFSIGSNICDRTGITRGDRVLIVGSGVIGNTVLMTARMLGAEVIMCDILDEKLETAKALGARDTINSSKSDIQEEVMRLTHGDGVTVVVDAASLPSLFLPLLECIAPGGRMGILGFSKKEAVVNQFEITRKEITIIGSRLNNRRFPDVIETFAKGLLHPELLLEGVYPFAEAESIIHNLAVSGMHNGKTVISFP; this is encoded by the coding sequence ATGAAAGTTTTGCAAGTTACAAAGCCGCATGAGCTTTTGGTAGCTGATAGAGAGATACGTGCCCTTGGGATAGGAGAGGTGCTTGTTGATGTCAAACGTGTTGGCGTTTGTGGGTCTGATTTACTCATTTATAATGGAGATAACCCATTCTCTGTCTATCCAAGGGTTATAGGGCATGAGATCGCTGGTGTCGTTGCAAAGGTAGCTCCTGATGTTATGGATTTTTCTGTGGGAGAACGAGTCTGTATTGATCCGGTCCTCAACTGTGGGGTCTGTGATGCATGCAGACGCGGTCATCCAAATGTTTGTTCCAATTTGCAGGTGATGGGTGTGCATACCGATGGAGGATTTGCCTCCCAGTTTATTGCTCCGAGTAAAAATCTCTATAAGATTCCTGAGCATTTGAGCTGGGAAGCTGCAGTTCTGGTGGAACCCTTCTCCATCGGTTCAAACATCTGTGATCGAACAGGTATTACAAGGGGCGACAGAGTACTTATAGTTGGCAGTGGTGTAATAGGCAATACTGTCCTTATGACAGCAAGAATGCTTGGTGCCGAAGTCATCATGTGTGATATCTTGGACGAAAAGCTTGAGACTGCGAAGGCCTTGGGTGCTCGCGATACCATAAACAGTTCAAAGTCAGACATACAAGAAGAAGTGATGCGCCTTACACACGGTGATGGAGTGACCGTGGTGGTGGACGCAGCAAGCCTTCCTTCTCTCTTCTTGCCTCTGTTGGAGTGTATTGCTCCCGGTGGACGTATGGGGATTCTTGGTTTCTCGAAGAAAGAAGCTGTTGTGAACCAATTTGAAATTACAAGAAAAGAAATTACTATTATTGGTTCCAGACTGAACAATAGAAGATTTCCTGATGTGATTGAGACTTTTGCTAAGGGTTTGTTGCATCCTGAGTTGTTGCTCGAGGGAGTATATCCCTTTGCAGAAGCTGAATCCATCATTCATAATCTCGCTGTATCAGGGATGCATAACGGAAAGACTGTCATAAGCTTTCCCTAA
- a CDS encoding TRAP transporter substrate-binding protein, with the protein MKKAFLVVALAILSLSMVFAAGSKEEGSTKGQYVIKTGIGYNDQSLQYKTLEFMKAHLEDATEGVVTMELYHSSTLGDDLAILEGLQLGTVEMFCGTIGPASQWSNAVKLFDLPFLFTSYEEVDALLDGPVGQEVLDSLKPAGMIGIGYWENGFRQLTNSKRAVRTPEDIVGLKLRTMPTPVPLATFKLLGANPTPMNFGEVFTALQQGVVDGQENPWETILANKFYEVQKYATNTGHVYSPFGVIFSQKFWDKLPAEYQESVREAVFAARDFNRAKARESEQEIIAELSKYMEITILAPEEIKPFQELTRPVYDQFAEEIGPELVQKAIDFLENL; encoded by the coding sequence ATGAAAAAAGCGTTTCTGGTAGTCGCATTGGCGATCTTGTCACTGTCTATGGTTTTTGCTGCAGGCAGTAAGGAAGAAGGTTCAACAAAAGGTCAGTATGTAATCAAGACTGGTATTGGGTATAATGACCAGTCATTACAGTATAAGACTTTGGAATTCATGAAAGCTCATCTTGAAGATGCTACAGAGGGTGTTGTGACCATGGAGTTGTATCACTCCAGTACTCTCGGTGACGACCTTGCTATTCTTGAGGGTCTTCAACTTGGTACTGTAGAGATGTTCTGTGGAACAATTGGACCTGCTTCTCAATGGTCGAATGCAGTAAAATTGTTTGACCTTCCCTTCCTGTTCACTTCCTATGAAGAGGTTGACGCCCTTCTTGATGGTCCTGTTGGTCAAGAAGTCCTTGATTCTCTCAAACCTGCCGGTATGATCGGAATTGGGTATTGGGAAAATGGATTCAGGCAGTTGACCAATAGTAAGCGTGCAGTTCGCACTCCTGAGGATATCGTTGGACTTAAGCTGAGAACTATGCCCACCCCTGTTCCCCTTGCTACTTTCAAATTGCTTGGCGCAAATCCTACCCCGATGAATTTCGGTGAAGTATTTACCGCACTTCAGCAGGGTGTTGTTGATGGACAGGAAAATCCTTGGGAAACAATTCTTGCAAACAAGTTCTACGAAGTTCAGAAGTATGCAACCAACACTGGGCATGTTTATTCTCCCTTTGGTGTGATTTTCTCTCAGAAATTCTGGGATAAGCTTCCTGCTGAATACCAGGAATCTGTTCGAGAAGCAGTTTTTGCTGCCCGTGATTTCAATAGAGCTAAAGCACGTGAATCAGAACAGGAGATTATTGCAGAGTTGAGCAAGTACATGGAAATTACTATTCTTGCTCCTGAAGAAATTAAACCTTTCCAGGAGTTGACTAGGCCTGTGTATGATCAGTTCGCCGAAGAAATTGGCCCTGAACTGGTTCAGAAGGCAATTGATTTCTTGGAAAATTTGTAA
- a CDS encoding TRAP transporter small permease, producing MEKLGIVRDRIKQIYRWIMILVTLSLFIIVAYNVTRRYIFNNSIAWADELARFLFIWVNLLGMISVFQNNELVGLDILSNFIIKKTKHGKTVLLTIEFIAVGVVLGFLTFYSLEFLSVMRHVSATLALPMKLVYSVLPFSMACMFIGNCIKFITAIRESRKR from the coding sequence ATGGAAAAACTTGGAATCGTTCGAGACAGAATAAAACAAATCTATAGATGGATTATGATTCTTGTGACATTATCGCTCTTTATCATTGTGGCGTATAATGTTACAAGGAGATATATATTTAACAATTCTATTGCGTGGGCTGATGAGCTGGCTCGTTTTCTGTTTATTTGGGTAAACCTGTTGGGCATGATCAGTGTGTTCCAGAACAATGAACTTGTGGGACTTGATATCTTGTCCAATTTCATCATCAAGAAAACAAAACATGGCAAAACGGTGCTTTTAACTATAGAGTTCATTGCGGTTGGTGTAGTTTTAGGTTTTTTGACGTTCTACAGCCTTGAATTTCTTAGTGTTATGAGGCATGTGTCAGCAACCCTTGCTCTACCCATGAAGTTGGTCTATTCGGTGTTGCCCTTTTCAATGGCGTGCATGTTCATCGGGAATTGCATCAAATTCATCACAGCGATCCGTGAAAGTAGGAAAAGATAA
- a CDS encoding TRAP transporter large permease gives MLFVSILFGIPIVFGMAIANLVMLKIMDFPMVSYAQKLFNGMDSFALLAVPFYMFVGEVMNRGGIAKRLMVFSDTLVGHIKGGLGHVNILSSMFFGGISGSAIADTAAIGGLLIPTMEEEGYDPAYSAAVTASSSVIGIIIPPSIPFILYGVTTSTSISRMFIGGIIPGILAGLILMLVTLLTVDKNKVDKNNGQKKRFVIKNVFLSLKDAWAALIIPFIIVVGILAGVFTATEAGVVAAILALLLGLFVFKELKIKDLPQVIFNTSKTTASVLFLCGNASVTAYLLTLAQVPQELAIMFGSLSENPMVIIIVANVLLLLVGFVMDITPAILILGPVLLPVMTNFGVDPIFWGVIMCVNLGIGLITPPVGTVLFVAAGITKIKMEQLVKAIIPFFIGMVGLLLLLIIFPQLITYLPYLLLPVK, from the coding sequence GTGTTATTCGTTAGTATCTTGTTCGGTATTCCAATTGTTTTCGGTATGGCTATCGCAAACCTTGTGATGCTGAAGATTATGGATTTTCCCATGGTCAGCTATGCACAAAAGCTATTCAATGGAATGGATAGTTTCGCCTTGCTTGCAGTTCCTTTTTATATGTTCGTGGGAGAAGTGATGAACCGCGGCGGTATTGCAAAGCGCCTTATGGTTTTTTCCGATACCCTAGTTGGGCATATCAAAGGTGGTCTTGGGCACGTAAATATTCTCTCAAGTATGTTTTTTGGTGGAATATCTGGAAGTGCCATTGCAGATACGGCTGCAATCGGTGGTCTGCTTATTCCCACCATGGAAGAGGAAGGCTATGACCCGGCTTACTCGGCAGCAGTAACCGCTTCGTCTTCAGTTATCGGAATCATCATCCCCCCAAGTATCCCCTTTATCCTATATGGGGTAACTACCAGCACCTCTATTTCAAGAATGTTCATTGGGGGAATTATTCCTGGTATTCTTGCTGGTTTGATATTGATGCTTGTCACCCTGCTAACAGTTGATAAAAATAAAGTTGACAAGAATAACGGGCAAAAGAAACGCTTCGTCATAAAGAATGTTTTTCTATCACTGAAAGATGCCTGGGCCGCTCTCATCATTCCATTTATTATTGTTGTGGGAATCCTGGCTGGTGTTTTTACTGCAACAGAGGCTGGGGTGGTAGCTGCAATCTTAGCTTTATTGCTTGGGCTGTTTGTCTTTAAAGAGCTTAAAATCAAGGATTTACCTCAGGTTATATTCAATACGAGCAAGACAACAGCTTCGGTTCTCTTCCTATGCGGAAATGCATCTGTAACAGCATATCTCTTGACTTTGGCACAAGTTCCTCAGGAATTGGCGATTATGTTTGGTTCGCTGAGTGAAAATCCAATGGTCATTATCATTGTTGCCAATGTACTATTACTGTTGGTTGGTTTTGTCATGGACATAACTCCTGCAATTCTTATTCTTGGCCCTGTGTTACTGCCAGTAATGACGAACTTTGGGGTGGATCCCATCTTCTGGGGTGTTATCATGTGTGTGAATCTGGGTATCGGTCTTATAACCCCTCCAGTAGGTACTGTTTTATTTGTGGCTGCAGGAATTACCAAGATCAAGATGGAGCAACTGGTAAAAGCGATAATTCCTTTCTTCATAGGGATGGTTGGCCTTTTGCTACTATTGATTATATTCCCTCAACTTATTACCTATCTTCCATATCTCTTACTTCCAGTTAAATAA